A part of Paroedura picta isolate Pp20150507F chromosome 7, Ppicta_v3.0, whole genome shotgun sequence genomic DNA contains:
- the DIMT1 gene encoding dimethyladenosine transferase isoform X2 produces the protein MPKVKSKPRSRQQRHEAKGPGPGPGIRFNTGLGQHILKNPLIVNSIVEKAALRPTDIVLEVGPGTGNMTVKMLEKVKKVIACELDVKLVGELQKRVQGTPLASKLEIKIGDVLKSDLPFFDACVANLPYQISSPFIFKLLLHRPFFRCAVLMFQKEFALRLVARPGSPEYCRLSVNTQLLARVDHLMKVGRNNFKPPPKVESSVIRIEPKNPPPPINFQEWDGLLRIVFVRKNKTLSAIFNSNAVKRLLEQNYRIHCSQNNLQIPENFNIGTLVQGILRDTGYSEKRARIMDIDDFIRVLHGFNAEGIHFS, from the exons ATGCCGAAGGTGAAGTCGAAACCGCGCTCGCGGCAGCAGCGCCATGAAGCAAaaggaccgggaccgggacc AGGCATCCGGTTCAACACTGGACTTGGTCAACATATTTTGAAAAATCCCCTCATTGTGAACAGCATTGTAGAAAAG GCTGCATTGCGTCCTACAGATATTGTTCTAGAAGTTGGTCCTGGCACTGGCAACATGACAGTGAAAATGTTAGAaaaagtaaaaaag GTCATTGCTTGTGAGCTGGATGTAAAGTTGGTTGGTGAACTCCAGAAGAGAGTCCAGGGCAC ACCTTTAGCTAGCAAGCTCGAAATAAAGATTGGAGATGTATTGAAATCTGATCTGCCCTTCTTCGATGCTTGCGTGGCTAACTTGCCTTATCAA aTTTCGTCACCATTTATTTTCAAGCTGTTGCTACACCGGCCtttcttcag GTGTGCAGTACTTATGTTTCAAAAAGAATTTGCTCTCCGTCTGGTTGCCAGGCCAGGCTCTCCTGAGTACTGCAGGCTTTCTGTTAATACTCAGTTATTAGCCCGGGTTGATCATCTAATGAAA GTTGGAAGGAATAATTTTAAGCCACCACCCAAAGTTGAATCCAGTGTGATAAGGATAGAAccaaagaacccaccaccacccatcaaTTTCCAG GAATGGGACGGTCTACTCAGAATAGTCTTtgtcaggaaaaacaaaacactctCAGCAATTTTTAA TTCAAATGCTGTGAAGCGACTGCTGGAACAGAATTACCGAATTCACTGCTCACAAAATAACTTG CAAATTCCTGAAAATTTCAATATTGGGACTCTAGTACAAGGAATCTTACGTGACACTGGCTACTCAGAAAAACGTGCCCGCATAATGGACATCGATGACTTCATCAG
- the DIMT1 gene encoding dimethyladenosine transferase isoform X1 — MPKVKSKPRSRQQRHEAKGPGPGPGPGIRFNTGLGQHILKNPLIVNSIVEKAALRPTDIVLEVGPGTGNMTVKMLEKVKKVIACELDVKLVGELQKRVQGTPLASKLEIKIGDVLKSDLPFFDACVANLPYQISSPFIFKLLLHRPFFRCAVLMFQKEFALRLVARPGSPEYCRLSVNTQLLARVDHLMKVGRNNFKPPPKVESSVIRIEPKNPPPPINFQEWDGLLRIVFVRKNKTLSAIFNSNAVKRLLEQNYRIHCSQNNLQIPENFNIGTLVQGILRDTGYSEKRARIMDIDDFIRVLHGFNAEGIHFS; from the exons ATGCCGAAGGTGAAGTCGAAACCGCGCTCGCGGCAGCAGCGCCATGAAGCAAaaggaccgggaccgggaccgggaccag GCATCCGGTTCAACACTGGACTTGGTCAACATATTTTGAAAAATCCCCTCATTGTGAACAGCATTGTAGAAAAG GCTGCATTGCGTCCTACAGATATTGTTCTAGAAGTTGGTCCTGGCACTGGCAACATGACAGTGAAAATGTTAGAaaaagtaaaaaag GTCATTGCTTGTGAGCTGGATGTAAAGTTGGTTGGTGAACTCCAGAAGAGAGTCCAGGGCAC ACCTTTAGCTAGCAAGCTCGAAATAAAGATTGGAGATGTATTGAAATCTGATCTGCCCTTCTTCGATGCTTGCGTGGCTAACTTGCCTTATCAA aTTTCGTCACCATTTATTTTCAAGCTGTTGCTACACCGGCCtttcttcag GTGTGCAGTACTTATGTTTCAAAAAGAATTTGCTCTCCGTCTGGTTGCCAGGCCAGGCTCTCCTGAGTACTGCAGGCTTTCTGTTAATACTCAGTTATTAGCCCGGGTTGATCATCTAATGAAA GTTGGAAGGAATAATTTTAAGCCACCACCCAAAGTTGAATCCAGTGTGATAAGGATAGAAccaaagaacccaccaccacccatcaaTTTCCAG GAATGGGACGGTCTACTCAGAATAGTCTTtgtcaggaaaaacaaaacactctCAGCAATTTTTAA TTCAAATGCTGTGAAGCGACTGCTGGAACAGAATTACCGAATTCACTGCTCACAAAATAACTTG CAAATTCCTGAAAATTTCAATATTGGGACTCTAGTACAAGGAATCTTACGTGACACTGGCTACTCAGAAAAACGTGCCCGCATAATGGACATCGATGACTTCATCAG